Proteins encoded together in one Lathyrus oleraceus cultivar Zhongwan6 chromosome 5, CAAS_Psat_ZW6_1.0, whole genome shotgun sequence window:
- the LOC127083002 gene encoding pectinesterase inhibitor 4, which produces MEANTFASFSPNHVLTFSIFIFLAISSITLACDEKNSTIPTSSTKTNFSYTSKTPLNSTQKNNFKTFIKNSCNSTTYPYICYKSLSPYASKIEENPLKLCNFSLSAALKAARGASSAVSKLLKSNDNHLSSIGEGVVQDCFGNLKDSIEQLQDSIDAMTHLDADFDREFQISNIKTWVSSAITNDQTCYDGFDEMNVDSILRDQIRRTVLNVARKTSNALYFINNNIY; this is translated from the coding sequence ATGGAAGCCAACACTTTTGCAAGTTTTTCTCCCAACCATGTTCTCACATtttcaatcttcatcttcttaGCAATATCTAGCATCACTTTAGCATGTGATGAAAAAAATTCTACAATCCCTACAAGTTCCACCAAAACCAACTTTTCATACACTTCCAAAACTCCCTTAAACTCCACCCAAAAAAATAATTTCAAAACCTTTATTAAAAACTCTTGCAACTCAACAACATATCCTTACATATGCTACAAATCTTTGTCCCCATATGCTTCAAAAATAGAAGAAAATCCTTTAAAACTATGCAACTTCTCTCTCTCGGCCGCGTTAAAGGCGGCTCGCGGCGCGTCGTCCGCCGTATCAAAGCTTCTAAAAAGCAATGACAATCATTTGTCAAGCATTGgtgaaggagttgtgcaagatTGCTTTGGAAATTTGAAGGATTCAATAGAACAATTGCAAGATTCTATTGATGCTATGACACATTTGGATGCTGATTTTGATAGAGAATTTCAGATTAGTAACATAAAGACTTGGGTTAGTTCTGCCATTACTAATGATCAAACTTGCTATGATGGGTTTGATGAGATGAATGTGGATTCCATACTTAGGGATCAAATTAGAAGAACGGTTTTGAATGTGGCAAGGAAGACTAGCAATGCTTTGTATTTTATCAACAATAATATATATTAA